A genomic stretch from Mycobacterium cookii includes:
- a CDS encoding NAD(P)H-dependent glycerol-3-phosphate dehydrogenase produces MSSAIAVMGAGAWGSALAKLLADAGGEVRLWARRPELATEINTTRHNPDYLPGAALPAGITATPDPQEALSGVTTVLLAVPAQTMRSNLEQWNGLFAAGATLVSAAKGIELGTLMRMSQVIVDVTGVDSSQVAVISGPNLASEITAGQPAATVIACSDSGRAVAVQRMLNAGYFRPYTNADVIGTEIGGACKNVIALACGMAAGVGLGENTAAAIITRGLAEIMRLGMALGAKGATLAGLAGVGDLVATCTSPRSRNRTFGESLGRGATLESAMRARDGHVVEGVTSCESVLALASSYDVEMPLTEAVHRVCHKGLSVDQAMALLLGRSTKPE; encoded by the coding sequence ATGTCGAGCGCGATAGCAGTGATGGGGGCCGGCGCATGGGGTTCGGCGCTGGCCAAGCTGCTCGCCGATGCCGGCGGCGAGGTGAGGCTGTGGGCGCGACGACCCGAGCTCGCCACGGAGATCAACACCACTCGACACAACCCGGACTACCTGCCGGGCGCGGCGCTGCCCGCAGGCATCACGGCGACCCCCGATCCACAGGAAGCGCTGAGCGGGGTCACAACGGTCCTGCTGGCTGTGCCCGCGCAGACGATGCGGAGCAACCTCGAGCAGTGGAACGGTCTGTTCGCCGCCGGAGCAACGTTGGTCAGCGCCGCCAAAGGCATCGAACTTGGCACGCTGATGCGGATGAGCCAGGTCATCGTCGACGTGACGGGTGTCGATTCGTCGCAGGTCGCGGTGATCTCCGGGCCGAACCTCGCCAGCGAGATCACCGCCGGGCAACCCGCTGCCACCGTCATCGCCTGCAGCGATTCGGGCCGCGCAGTTGCGGTCCAGCGCATGCTGAACGCCGGATACTTCCGGCCCTACACCAACGCCGACGTCATCGGTACGGAGATCGGCGGTGCGTGTAAGAACGTCATCGCGTTGGCCTGCGGGATGGCAGCCGGGGTGGGCCTGGGGGAGAACACCGCGGCGGCGATCATCACCCGCGGTTTGGCCGAGATCATGCGGCTCGGCATGGCGCTCGGCGCAAAGGGCGCGACGCTGGCCGGACTTGCCGGGGTCGGCGATCTGGTGGCCACCTGCACCTCGCCCCGGTCGCGTAACCGCACCTTCGGTGAATCTCTGGGCCGGGGCGCGACGCTGGAGTCCGCGATGCGCGCACGCGACGGCCACGTCGTCGAAGGGGTGACGTCGTGCGAGTCGGTGCTGGCGTTGGCATCGAGTTACGACGTCGAGATGCCGCTGACCGAGGCGGTGCACCGGGTTTGCCACAAGGGGCTGTCCGTGGATCAAGCGATGGCTCTGCTCCTGGGACGCAGCACCAAGCCGGAATGA
- the rpmB gene encoding 50S ribosomal protein L28, which yields MAAVCDICGKGPGFGKSVSHSHRRTSRRWDPNIQSVRVADRPGGNKHRVNACTSCIKAGKVARG from the coding sequence ATGGCTGCCGTCTGCGATATCTGCGGCAAGGGCCCCGGCTTCGGCAAGTCGGTGTCACACTCCCACCGTCGGACCAGCCGCCGCTGGGACCCGAACATCCAGAGCGTGCGCGTCGCCGACCGTCCCGGCGGCAACAAGCACCGCGTCAACGCGTGCACGTCGTGCATCAAGGCCGGCAAGGTCGCCCGCGGCTAG
- a CDS encoding D-alanine--D-alanine ligase family protein encodes MNARPPSDAPDQRCVRVAVVFGGRSNEHAISCVSAGSILRNLDPARFEVVAVGITPDGSWVLTDGDPDALAIANRQLPSVTLASGTELALTADPRRAGQLVSLSPGGAEVLTSVDVVFPVLHGPYGEDGTIQGLLELAGVPYVGAGVLASAAGMDKEFTKKLLVAEGLPIGEYAVLRASESDLGADQRARLGLPVFVKPARGGSSIGVSRVADWHELPAAIEYARRHDPKVIVEAAIVGRELECGVLEFPDGTVQASTIGEIRVAGIRGREDAFYDFATKYLDDAAELDVPAKIDDDVSDALRDLAIQSFRAIDGRGLARVDFFLTEDGPLINEVNTMPGFTTISMYPRMWAASGVDYQTLLSTMVDTAIARGTGLR; translated from the coding sequence GTGAACGCCCGCCCGCCCTCCGACGCGCCCGATCAGCGGTGTGTGCGGGTCGCTGTCGTCTTCGGTGGACGCAGCAACGAGCACGCCATTTCGTGCGTCTCGGCGGGCAGCATCCTGCGCAACCTGGATCCCGCGCGGTTCGAGGTGGTCGCGGTCGGCATCACCCCGGACGGTTCGTGGGTGCTCACCGACGGTGACCCCGACGCACTGGCGATTGCCAATCGGCAGCTGCCGAGCGTGACCCTCGCGTCAGGCACGGAGTTGGCGTTGACCGCTGATCCGCGTCGGGCCGGCCAACTGGTGTCACTGTCGCCCGGCGGAGCCGAGGTGCTGACGTCGGTCGACGTGGTCTTCCCGGTTCTGCACGGGCCGTACGGCGAAGACGGCACGATCCAGGGTCTGCTCGAGCTTGCCGGCGTGCCCTACGTCGGCGCGGGCGTGTTGGCCAGCGCGGCCGGAATGGACAAAGAATTCACCAAGAAGCTGCTGGTAGCCGAGGGGTTGCCGATCGGCGAATATGCGGTGCTGCGGGCGTCGGAGTCGGATCTCGGCGCCGATCAGCGTGCCCGGCTTGGTCTTCCGGTATTCGTCAAACCCGCGCGTGGGGGGTCGTCGATCGGAGTCAGCCGGGTGGCCGACTGGCACGAGCTGCCCGCCGCCATCGAGTACGCCCGTCGGCACGACCCGAAAGTGATCGTCGAGGCGGCGATCGTGGGCCGCGAGTTGGAATGTGGCGTCCTCGAATTCCCGGACGGCACAGTGCAAGCCAGCACCATCGGTGAGATCCGGGTGGCCGGGATCCGTGGTCGCGAGGACGCCTTCTACGATTTTGCGACCAAGTACCTTGATGACGCCGCCGAACTCGACGTGCCCGCCAAGATCGACGACGATGTCAGCGATGCGTTGCGCGACTTGGCAATTCAATCATTCAGAGCGATCGACGGCCGGGGTCTGGCGCGGGTGGACTTCTTCCTCACCGAAGATGGTCCGCTGATCAACGAGGTGAATACGATGCCCGGTTTCACCACCATCTCGATGTACCCGCGGATGTGGGCGGCGAGCGGGGTCGACTACCAGACCCTGCTGTCGACCATGGTCGACACGGCGATCGCACGCGGGACGGGTCTGCGTTAG
- the recG gene encoding ATP-dependent DNA helicase RecG, which yields MVALSDRLDHVIGAKSAGPLDEFFGIRTVDDLLRHYPRSYVEGATVRGLDDERPPDGEHVTLVDEITDTALLSIKNRPKDKLFRVTLGSGRGKVTATFFHPKKWITDQLSKGTRVMLSGEVGYFRGAMQLTHPDFLVLDGPAGRNRGSRSLKMIADASQAVSGEVLQEAFERSFYPIYPASAKVQSWDIFACVRQVIEMLDPVADPLPETLCAKHNLVSEDKALRAIHLAEDGAERRRARERLTFDEAVGLQWALVSRRHGELSQSGPAAPATSDGLQHELLGRLPFELTAGQREVLNVLSTEIGASRPMNRLLQGEVGSGKTILAVLAMLQMVDAGYQCAMLAPTEVLAAQHLRSINDVLGPLAMGGQLGGAERATRVALLTGSMSPAQKKHVRAEITGGEVGIVVGTHALLQDAVEFDRLGMVVVDEQHRFGVEQRDQLRAKAPAGVTPHLLVMTATPIPRTVALTVYGDLETSTLRELPRGRQPITTTAVFVKDKPAWLDRAWHRIIEEVGEGRQAYVVAPRIDDSDSTGSTDKDERPSATVEELYARLSRDQLAGLRLGLMHGRLTAEEKDTVMAAFRAREIHVLVCTTVIEVGVDVPNATVMLVMDADRFGISQLHQLRGRIGRGEHASICLLASSVAPQSRAGQRLSAVAGTLDGFELADLDLQERREGDVLGRSQSGRAITLQLLSLIDHREVIEAAREFCEQAYEQQAMHAGLALLAAQFTGNERIDFLDKS from the coding sequence ATGGTGGCGCTGAGCGACCGCCTCGATCACGTCATCGGCGCCAAGTCGGCCGGCCCGCTCGACGAGTTCTTCGGCATCCGCACCGTCGACGACCTGCTGCGGCACTATCCCCGCAGCTACGTCGAAGGCGCCACAGTGCGCGGCCTCGACGACGAGCGTCCGCCCGACGGCGAGCACGTCACGCTCGTCGACGAGATCACCGACACGGCACTGCTGTCGATCAAAAACCGGCCGAAGGACAAGCTGTTTCGCGTGACGCTCGGCTCCGGGCGGGGCAAGGTCACCGCGACCTTCTTTCATCCCAAGAAGTGGATCACCGACCAGTTGAGCAAGGGCACCCGCGTCATGTTGTCCGGCGAAGTTGGCTACTTCCGCGGCGCCATGCAACTGACCCACCCCGACTTCCTGGTGCTCGACGGCCCGGCCGGGCGAAACCGCGGCAGCCGGTCGCTGAAGATGATCGCCGACGCCTCACAGGCGGTGAGCGGCGAAGTGCTGCAGGAGGCGTTCGAGCGCAGCTTCTACCCGATCTACCCGGCCAGCGCGAAAGTGCAGAGCTGGGACATCTTCGCCTGCGTGCGTCAGGTGATCGAGATGCTCGACCCGGTGGCTGATCCATTGCCCGAAACACTATGCGCCAAGCACAATCTGGTCTCCGAAGACAAGGCGTTGCGCGCCATCCATCTGGCTGAAGACGGCGCCGAGCGGCGTCGCGCGCGTGAGCGGCTGACGTTCGACGAGGCCGTCGGTTTGCAGTGGGCGCTGGTGAGTCGACGCCACGGCGAGCTCTCGCAATCCGGGCCGGCGGCGCCGGCGACTTCCGATGGTCTGCAGCACGAGCTGCTGGGCCGCCTGCCCTTCGAGCTGACGGCGGGCCAGCGCGAGGTGCTGAACGTGCTGTCCACGGAGATCGGCGCGAGCAGGCCGATGAACCGGCTCCTGCAAGGCGAAGTGGGATCGGGCAAGACGATCCTCGCGGTGCTGGCGATGCTGCAGATGGTCGACGCCGGTTACCAATGCGCCATGCTCGCGCCGACGGAAGTGCTTGCTGCACAGCATCTTCGATCGATCAACGACGTGCTCGGGCCGCTTGCGATGGGCGGGCAGCTCGGCGGGGCCGAGCGCGCCACCCGGGTCGCGCTGCTGACCGGGTCGATGTCGCCGGCCCAGAAGAAACACGTCCGCGCCGAAATCACCGGTGGCGAAGTGGGCATCGTCGTCGGGACCCACGCGCTGCTGCAGGATGCGGTCGAGTTCGACCGACTCGGCATGGTGGTGGTCGACGAGCAGCATCGGTTCGGGGTTGAGCAGCGAGACCAGTTGCGCGCCAAGGCACCTGCCGGGGTCACGCCGCACCTGCTGGTGATGACGGCCACGCCGATACCGCGGACTGTGGCATTGACGGTCTACGGGGATCTGGAGACGTCGACGCTGCGCGAACTTCCCCGCGGGCGTCAGCCGATCACCACCACCGCTGTCTTCGTCAAGGACAAACCGGCGTGGTTGGACCGGGCGTGGCATCGGATCATCGAAGAAGTCGGCGAAGGCCGCCAGGCCTATGTGGTCGCGCCGAGGATCGACGACAGCGACAGCACCGGTTCGACCGACAAGGATGAAAGACCCTCGGCGACAGTCGAAGAGCTCTACGCGCGGCTGAGCCGTGACCAGTTGGCCGGTCTCCGCTTGGGCCTGATGCACGGGCGGCTCACCGCCGAGGAGAAAGACACCGTGATGGCTGCCTTTCGCGCCCGCGAGATCCACGTGCTGGTGTGCACCACCGTCATCGAAGTCGGCGTTGACGTCCCGAACGCCACCGTGATGCTGGTGATGGATGCCGACCGGTTCGGCATCAGCCAGCTACACCAGCTGCGTGGCCGCATCGGCCGCGGCGAACACGCGAGCATCTGTCTGCTGGCCAGTTCGGTGGCGCCGCAGTCGCGGGCGGGGCAGCGACTGAGTGCCGTCGCCGGAACCCTGGACGGGTTCGAGCTGGCCGACCTGGATCTGCAGGAGCGCCGTGAAGGAGATGTCCTGGGACGCAGCCAATCCGGGCGCGCGATCACGCTACAACTGCTGTCGTTGATCGACCATCGCGAAGTCATCGAAGCGGCCCGGGAGTTTTGCGAACAGGCCTATGAGCAACAGGCCATGCACGCCGGATTGGCGCTGTTGGCAGCGCAATTCACCGGTAACGAGCGCATCGACTTTCTGGACAAGTCATGA
- the cofC gene encoding 2-phospho-L-lactate guanylyltransferase, whose translation MSGSRADGHADVGVIVAVKRLAAAKTRLAPLFSAPMRESVVLAMLVDTLTAAARVSAVRRITVVTPDDVAAAAALELGAEVFPDPTPDGDPDPLNNAINAAERAVSESVANIVVLQGDLPAVQTHQLDEAIAAARQNKRSFVADRIGTGTALLCAFGTALDPRFGPNSSAQHRLSGAIELTGAWPGLRCDIDTPDDLAVAQALGMGPATSRAVAALASRPR comes from the coding sequence ATGAGCGGCAGTAGAGCCGACGGGCATGCAGATGTCGGCGTGATCGTCGCGGTCAAGCGGTTGGCGGCCGCCAAGACTCGGCTGGCGCCGCTGTTCTCCGCGCCGATGCGGGAAAGTGTGGTGCTGGCGATGCTGGTCGACACTCTCACGGCGGCAGCGAGGGTGAGCGCGGTTCGCCGCATCACCGTCGTCACGCCCGACGACGTCGCGGCCGCGGCAGCGCTCGAACTCGGCGCCGAGGTATTTCCCGATCCGACGCCCGACGGCGATCCCGACCCACTGAACAACGCGATCAATGCCGCTGAGCGGGCGGTGTCCGAGTCGGTCGCGAATATCGTTGTGTTGCAAGGTGATCTGCCCGCGGTTCAGACGCACCAGCTCGACGAGGCGATCGCCGCGGCGCGCCAGAACAAGCGGAGCTTCGTCGCGGACCGCATCGGCACGGGCACCGCGCTTCTGTGTGCGTTCGGAACCGCACTGGATCCGCGATTCGGGCCAAATTCCTCGGCGCAACACAGACTTTCGGGTGCAATCGAACTCACCGGCGCATGGCCCGGATTGCGCTGCGACATCGACACACCCGACGACTTGGCTGTCGCGCAAGCCCTCGGGATGGGACCGGCGACCAGTCGCGCGGTCGCAGCGCTGGCCTCCCGGCCGCGGTAA
- a CDS encoding DUF3515 domain-containing protein, with protein sequence MTDSDGPPRAVLITALVVAIGALGVVLAIATTRHHANPVVVAAVPAPHAQDPACGALVEALPQRLGDYTRAALVQPAPVGAAAWRPAGAADPVVLRCGLERPADFVVGSATQMVDRVQWFEVSQDQRSTWYAVDRPVYVALTLPRGSGPTPIQQLSEIIDRIMRAQPPDPLRN encoded by the coding sequence ATGACCGACTCCGACGGTCCGCCACGGGCGGTACTGATCACAGCGCTGGTGGTGGCGATCGGTGCCCTCGGCGTCGTGTTGGCGATCGCGACAACCCGTCACCACGCGAATCCGGTTGTCGTCGCAGCGGTCCCGGCGCCTCATGCGCAGGATCCCGCGTGCGGGGCGCTGGTGGAAGCGTTGCCGCAGCGACTCGGTGACTACACCCGGGCCGCATTGGTGCAACCTGCGCCCGTCGGCGCCGCGGCCTGGCGGCCCGCAGGTGCCGCAGACCCCGTGGTGTTGCGGTGTGGCCTGGAACGTCCGGCCGACTTCGTCGTCGGGTCCGCGACACAGATGGTCGACCGGGTGCAGTGGTTCGAGGTCAGCCAGGATCAGCGATCCACCTGGTACGCGGTCGACCGGCCGGTCTACGTCGCGCTCACCTTGCCGCGGGGTTCGGGACCGACACCGATCCAGCAACTCTCCGAGATAATCGACCGGATCATGCGGGCACAGCCGCCGGACCCGCTACGCAACTAA
- a CDS encoding uracil-DNA glycosylase, producing MTARPLRELIDDGWATALQPVEEQVAAMGQFLRAELGSGRGYVPAGENVLRAFTFPFDQVRVLIVGQDPYPTPGHAVGLSFSVAADVRPLPRSLENIFAEYASDLGYPKPACGDLTPWAQRGVLLLNRVLTVRPGNPASHRGKGWEAVTECAIRALVGRGQPMVAILWGRDASTLKPMLTGSHCVSIESPHPSPLSASRGFFGSRPFGRANELLAQMNAEPIDWRLP from the coding sequence GTGACCGCGCGGCCGCTACGCGAGCTCATCGACGACGGCTGGGCGACCGCGTTACAGCCCGTCGAGGAGCAGGTCGCCGCCATGGGCCAATTCCTGCGTGCCGAGCTCGGCTCCGGCCGCGGCTACGTGCCGGCTGGTGAAAACGTGTTGCGCGCCTTCACGTTTCCCTTCGATCAGGTGCGTGTGCTGATCGTCGGCCAGGACCCGTACCCGACGCCTGGCCACGCCGTCGGCCTGAGCTTCTCAGTGGCCGCCGATGTGCGTCCGCTGCCGCGCAGCCTGGAGAACATCTTCGCCGAATACGCCAGCGACCTGGGCTACCCGAAGCCGGCGTGCGGCGACCTCACGCCCTGGGCCCAGCGCGGCGTGCTCCTGCTGAACCGGGTGCTGACCGTTCGGCCCGGCAACCCGGCATCCCATCGCGGTAAGGGCTGGGAGGCGGTGACGGAGTGCGCAATTCGCGCTCTGGTGGGCCGCGGGCAGCCGATGGTCGCCATCCTGTGGGGCCGCGACGCGTCGACGCTCAAGCCGATGCTGACCGGAAGTCACTGCGTGTCAATCGAATCCCCCCATCCCTCGCCGCTGTCGGCGTCGCGGGGATTCTTCGGATCGCGCCCGTTCGGCCGTGCCAACGAACTGCTGGCTCAGATGAATGCCGAACCGATCGACTGGCGACTGCCGTAG
- a CDS encoding DAK2 domain-containing protein, whose product MGQVGSGLVEPGRLLDGSALRDWAHTAVGDLITHIDEINRLNVFPVADSDTGVNMLFTMRSALAEANAQAKSSDVVKVASALSAGALHGARGNSGVILSQILRGIADVTAHAADDSGGGLEDIGAGLLGTALHRGVDLVVASMGGEEVRGTIVSVLKAAGDAVEQAVGAGATLPEAVIAAGDAAVVALEKTPEQLDVLGEAGVVDAGGRGLLVLLDALRSTVTGQAPSRKVYEPAPRQPSTAAPVAYPPGPQFEVMYLLGGCDAEGAESLRERLDELGESVAIATSGVVGGYSVHVHTDDAGAAVEAGLEIGHPRRIQISALTSGTGGLPPGSWTRERAVLAVVDGDGAAELFGEEGACVLRPESFDDDPATVITAQQLLRAVVDTGAAQVMVLPNGFVAAEELVAGCTAAIGWGIDVVPLPAGSMVQGLAALAVHEPGRQAVDDGYTMAQAAGSARHGSVRVAAETALTWAGTCEPGDGLGIAGDEILIVAPDVATAATGLIDLFLVAGGELVTVLVGARVDADFVESRLHAHVHDQHPGTELITYRTGHRGDALLIGVE is encoded by the coding sequence GTGGGCCAGGTGGGGTCGGGGCTGGTTGAACCGGGTCGTCTGCTGGATGGCTCGGCCTTGCGCGACTGGGCGCACACCGCCGTCGGTGACCTGATCACCCACATCGACGAGATCAACCGTCTCAACGTGTTCCCGGTGGCCGACTCCGACACCGGCGTCAACATGCTGTTCACCATGCGATCGGCGCTGGCCGAGGCCAACGCCCAAGCCAAGTCCTCCGACGTCGTCAAGGTCGCATCGGCCCTGTCAGCGGGCGCGCTGCACGGCGCGCGGGGCAACTCCGGGGTGATTCTGTCCCAGATCCTGCGGGGCATCGCTGACGTCACGGCTCATGCCGCCGACGACTCCGGCGGCGGGCTGGAAGACATCGGCGCAGGGCTGCTCGGCACGGCGCTGCATCGCGGTGTCGACCTCGTGGTGGCCTCGATGGGCGGCGAGGAGGTGCGCGGCACCATCGTCTCGGTGCTCAAAGCCGCCGGTGACGCGGTCGAGCAGGCCGTCGGCGCCGGCGCGACGCTGCCCGAGGCGGTCATCGCTGCCGGTGATGCGGCCGTGGTCGCCCTGGAAAAGACCCCCGAGCAGCTGGACGTGCTGGGAGAGGCCGGTGTTGTCGACGCCGGCGGCCGCGGTCTGCTGGTGCTGCTCGACGCGCTGCGCTCGACGGTCACCGGGCAGGCGCCCAGCCGCAAGGTGTACGAGCCGGCCCCCCGACAACCGTCGACCGCCGCACCTGTCGCCTACCCGCCGGGCCCACAGTTCGAGGTGATGTACCTGTTGGGCGGGTGCGACGCCGAGGGCGCCGAGTCGCTACGGGAGCGCCTCGACGAGCTCGGTGAATCGGTGGCCATCGCGACGTCCGGGGTGGTCGGGGGTTACTCGGTGCACGTGCACACCGACGACGCCGGGGCCGCGGTCGAGGCGGGCCTGGAGATCGGTCATCCGCGGCGCATCCAGATCTCCGCGCTGACCAGCGGCACCGGTGGGCTGCCGCCGGGGAGCTGGACCCGGGAGCGCGCCGTACTCGCCGTCGTTGACGGCGACGGCGCCGCCGAGTTATTCGGTGAGGAGGGCGCCTGCGTGCTGCGGCCCGAGTCGTTCGACGACGACCCGGCGACCGTGATCACCGCTCAGCAGTTGCTGCGCGCCGTCGTCGACACCGGCGCGGCGCAGGTCATGGTGTTGCCCAACGGTTTCGTCGCCGCCGAGGAGCTGGTGGCCGGCTGCACCGCGGCCATCGGTTGGGGCATCGACGTGGTGCCCTTGCCGGCGGGCTCGATGGTCCAGGGCCTGGCCGCGCTCGCGGTCCACGAACCGGGCCGACAGGCCGTCGACGACGGGTACACCATGGCGCAGGCGGCGGGCAGCGCTCGGCATGGTTCGGTGCGTGTTGCGGCCGAGACGGCGCTGACCTGGGCGGGTACCTGCGAACCGGGCGACGGGCTGGGTATCGCCGGCGACGAGATACTGATCGTGGCACCCGACGTCGCGACGGCGGCCACCGGTCTGATCGACCTGTTCCTGGTCGCCGGCGGCGAGCTTGTGACGGTGCTCGTTGGTGCGCGTGTCGACGCGGACTTCGTCGAGTCGCGGCTGCACGCCCATGTGCATGACCAACATCCGGGCACCGAGCTGATCACCTATCGCACCGGGCATCGCGGCGACGCCCTGCTGATCGGGGTCGAGTAG
- a CDS encoding thiamine-phosphate kinase → MDSGESDRTLAEVGEFGMIGRITRARPESAGVAVGPGDDAAVVWAADGRVAVSTDMLVEGRHFRLDWSTPHDVGRKAVAQNAADIEAMGATATAFVVGFGAPADTPAAQVDALADGMWSEAARFGAAIVGGDLVASPHWVVSVTVLGDLAGRAPVLRSGAQPGSRIAVTGQLGYSAAGYALWHSGIDRFSEFRQRHLVPQPPYGQGRAAAEAGAQAMIDVSDGLVADLRHVAEASGVGIDVSTEALDADCRLLLGAAQAVGVDALTWVLGGGEDHALVAAFPGPLPAGWREIGHVVDGPGRVLVDGAEWRGYAGWQSFGTPGDGSLG, encoded by the coding sequence GTGGACAGCGGCGAATCCGATCGCACGCTCGCTGAGGTCGGCGAGTTCGGGATGATCGGCCGTATCACGCGGGCTCGGCCCGAGTCCGCCGGTGTCGCTGTCGGACCCGGTGACGACGCCGCCGTGGTGTGGGCCGCAGACGGCCGGGTGGCGGTGTCGACGGACATGCTCGTCGAGGGCAGGCATTTTCGTCTCGACTGGTCGACACCGCATGATGTCGGCCGTAAGGCGGTGGCGCAGAACGCCGCCGACATCGAAGCGATGGGTGCGACCGCGACGGCGTTCGTCGTCGGGTTCGGTGCGCCGGCCGACACACCGGCCGCACAGGTCGACGCGCTGGCTGACGGGATGTGGTCGGAGGCCGCAAGATTCGGCGCCGCGATCGTCGGGGGCGACCTGGTCGCCAGTCCGCACTGGGTGGTGTCGGTGACGGTGCTCGGCGATCTGGCCGGCCGGGCGCCGGTGCTCAGGTCCGGGGCGCAGCCGGGTTCGCGGATCGCCGTGACCGGACAACTCGGCTACTCGGCAGCGGGATATGCGTTGTGGCACAGCGGTATTGATCGGTTCAGTGAATTCCGGCAGCGTCACCTGGTGCCTCAGCCGCCCTACGGCCAGGGCCGCGCGGCGGCCGAAGCCGGTGCCCAGGCGATGATCGACGTGTCGGATGGACTGGTGGCCGACCTGCGGCACGTCGCCGAGGCGTCCGGGGTCGGCATCGATGTGAGCACCGAGGCGCTGGATGCCGATTGCCGGTTGTTGCTCGGCGCCGCCCAGGCTGTGGGCGTCGATGCGTTGACGTGGGTGCTCGGCGGGGGAGAGGACCATGCCCTGGTCGCCGCGTTCCCCGGTCCGCTGCCCGCGGGCTGGCGCGAAATCGGGCACGTGGTCGACGGTCCGGGCAGGGTGCTCGTCGACGGCGCGGAGTGGCGCGGTTACGCGGGATGGCAGTCGTTCGGGACGCCCGGTGACGGATCGCTAGGGTAG
- the mutT1 gene encoding 8-oxo-(d)GTP phosphatase MutT1 produces MSTQSAASKIVYAAGAVLWRPGHRESAAEVAVIHRPRYDDWSLPKGKVDPGETEPVTAVREVLEETGHHVQLGRRIATVSYPIEPRTKKVQYWSARSIGGSFAPNNEVDDLVWLAVPAALKKVSYAYDRKILRRWAKHPADTQSVLIVRHGTAGSKSRFSGDDKIRPLDKKGRAQAEALVTQLTTFGPTDVYAADRLRCHQTVEPLAEELGALIGNEPSLTEEAYADNPKRARRRVLQIAESHRTPVICTQGKVIPDLIAWWCERDGVRPDKSRNRKGSTWVLSLVDGHLIAADHIGSALAANVAT; encoded by the coding sequence GTGTCGACACAGTCCGCGGCAAGCAAGATCGTCTACGCGGCGGGTGCTGTGCTGTGGCGGCCCGGGCACCGCGAATCCGCCGCGGAGGTCGCGGTCATCCATCGCCCGCGCTACGACGACTGGTCGCTGCCCAAGGGCAAAGTCGATCCCGGCGAGACCGAGCCGGTGACAGCAGTGCGCGAGGTACTTGAAGAGACCGGGCATCACGTACAACTCGGACGCCGAATAGCGACGGTGAGCTATCCGATCGAGCCACGTACGAAGAAGGTGCAGTACTGGTCGGCACGTAGCATCGGCGGCAGTTTCGCTCCCAACAATGAGGTCGACGACCTCGTCTGGCTGGCGGTGCCCGCCGCGCTCAAGAAGGTGTCTTACGCCTATGACCGAAAGATCTTGCGACGCTGGGCCAAGCATCCGGCCGACACCCAGTCGGTTCTGATAGTCCGGCACGGCACAGCCGGCAGCAAGTCGCGATTCTCCGGCGACGACAAGATTCGACCGCTGGACAAGAAGGGCAGGGCCCAGGCCGAGGCGCTCGTCACCCAACTGACGACCTTCGGTCCCACCGATGTGTACGCCGCCGATCGCTTGCGATGCCACCAGACCGTGGAGCCACTGGCCGAAGAACTGGGCGCGCTCATCGGCAACGAGCCGTCGTTGACCGAAGAGGCCTACGCCGACAACCCGAAACGCGCTCGACGGCGGGTACTGCAGATTGCCGAGTCACATCGAACGCCGGTGATCTGTACGCAGGGCAAGGTGATTCCGGACCTCATCGCCTGGTGGTGCGAACGCGACGGGGTGCGCCCGGACAAGTCACGTAACCGAAAAGGCAGCACCTGGGTGCTGTCGCTAGTCGACGGCCACCTCATCGCGGCCGATCACATCGGCAGCGCTCTGGCCGCCAACGTAGCGACATAG